A single genomic interval of Candidatus Jordarchaeales archaeon harbors:
- a CDS encoding CooT family nickel-binding protein — MCEFKVRVEEGYSEKEVAEDVVYIKMEDGGLVLKDVTGMLTKVDSALVSYVNVMTEELRLIKHPLIGAFLKLLSEVTSSKNPEEAQRIWETFVEEGRKLLGVVKK; from the coding sequence TTGTGTGAATTTAAGGTTAGGGTTGAAGAGGGGTACAGCGAGAAGGAAGTTGCGGAAGACGTAGTTTATATCAAGATGGAGGATGGCGGACTAGTTTTGAAAGACGTAACAGGCATGCTGACCAAGGTTGACTCAGCTCTAGTAAGCTATGTTAACGTGATGACTGAGGAGCTTCGCCTGATAAAGCACCCGTTGATAGGCGCCTTCCTAAAATTGCTTTCAGAGGTCACATCCTCGAAAAACCCGGAAGAAGCTCAAAGGATCTGGGAGACGTTTGTCGAGGAAGGCCGAAAGCTACTCGGCGTCGTGAAAAAGTAG